The following nucleotide sequence is from Nitratidesulfovibrio termitidis HI1.
GGACCCGGTCAACGCCGCGCGCATGGACCAGTTGCTGCTGGACATGCGGGCCAATTTTCCCGGCATGACCATCGTTGTGGTCAGCCACGACCTGCGCAGCCTGGACGCCATCGCCAACTACGTGCTCATGCTGTACGACGGCACGGCGGCCTTCGCGGGGCCAGTGGATGCGCTGCGCGCATCAAGCGACCCGTACGTGCGCAGCTTTCTGGACCGGCGAGCCGACGAGGACCAGCGGGCCGAGGTGTCGCTGGCGCCGGAGGTGCAGCAGGCCCTCGACGCCTGGCTGGACCGCTGACGCCCTGCCCGGTGTCGGCATGGCCGGCGTCGGCAGGCAGGTGAACGACTGTCAACCAAAGCCCCCAACGGATACGGGAAGGGCAGCATGAAAAAGTATTCGCGAGAAACATCGGTCGGCATCTTCGTGCTTATCGGACTGCTGTGCGTCGGCTACCTCACCATAAAGCTGGGGCGCATGGAACTCTTGTCCGACAAGGGCTACACCGTGCATGCCCGGTTTACCTCCATCACCGGCCTGCGCGTGGGCGCCGAGGTGGAAATCGCGGGCGTGCCCGTGGGGCGCGTGGCGGGCATCGCCCTGTCTCCCGACAAGCCGGTGGCGGTTGTCAGCCTGCGCATGCAGGAAGGCGTGCACCTGACCGACGATGTCATCGCCTCGGTAAAGACCAGTGGCCTCATTGGCGACAAGTACATCAAGCTTTCGCCCGGCGGTTCTCCGGAACAGCTTGGCGAAGGCGACGAAATCACGGAAACCGAATCGGCCATCGACATCGAATCGCTGATCAGCAAGTACGTGTTCGGAGGAGTCTAGGCATGTTCCAGCACACTATCCGACGCGGCGCCCCGAGTGCCACGCCGTTGGTCAAAATCCTGTCCCGCGCCCTGCTCTGCGGCCTGCTCTGCCCCCTGCTCTACTGGTCCGCCCCGGCCCTTGCCGCACAGGACAACGCAGGAGCCGCCCGAGAGGCACTGAAGTCCTCGGTGGACCGCATTCTCGACATCGTGAAGCAGCCGGCCTACACCGACCCCGCCCAGCGTCCGGCCCTGATGGACCAGGTGGAGAACGAAATCCGCCACATCTTCGATTTTCGCGAATTCTCGGCCCGCACCGTGGGCATGAACTGGCCCTCGTTCACCCCCGACCAGCAGGACCGCTTCGCCGAGGCGTTTGCCTCGCTGCTGCGGGCCACCTACCTTGAAAAGTTCGACGGCTACAGCGGCCAGCAGGTGCTGTTCACCGGCGAACTTGTCAGCGGCAAGGGCGACAAGGTCGAGGTGCAGACCACCGTGGTGATCAAGGACAAACAGGTGCCCGTGGCCTACCGCATGCTCCAGAACCGCCAGCGGAACTGGGTGGTGTACGACGTGATCATCGAGGGCGTGAGCATGGTCAAGAACTACCGGACCCAGTTCCAGGATCTGCTGGAAAAGGGCACCGCCGACCAACTCATCGAACGGGTGCGGGCCAAGGCCGAAGAAGTGCGCAAACAGCCCGCCCAATCGGGCCAATCGGGCCTGCCTGGGCAGTCCGGCAAATAGTCCGCCGTACGAACAAGAATCCGCCTTCGGAGGAGTGCCCATGGCCTCAGGTTCGTTCCGCATCAACATCGCGCTGTGTACGGCGTGCCTTGCCTGTGCCCTGCTGCTGCCCCCGGCGACCGCGCGCGCCGACATGCCCGACGAAGGGACGCCCCATGCCCCGCCCGCGGTAGCTGGGGACCTTGACGACTACGACACCAGCAACGAGGACATGGTGGCCGACCCCCTGGAAGGCTGGAACCGCATGTGGTTCGCCGTCAACGACGTGCTGCTACTCAAGGTCATCAAGCCGGTGCATCAGGGCTACGTGGCGGTGACGCCGGACGAACTGCGCAGCGGCGTGCGCAACTTCTTCCACAACCTCGCCTTTCCCATCCGCTTCCTGAACTGCCTGTTGCAGGGCAAGCCCAGGGAGGCGGGCGTGGAAATGGGCCGGTTCATCATCAATTCCACCGTGGGCATGGCCGGGTTCATCGACGTGGCCAAGAAGGACAAGCCCATCGTGGAGCCGGACAAGGAAGACTTTGGCCAGACGCTCGGCGTGTGGGGCGCGGGCGAAGGCTTCTACATCGTCTGGCCGCTGATCGGCCCCAGCACCCTGCGCGACAGCGTGGGCCTTGCGG
It contains:
- a CDS encoding MlaA family lipoprotein — translated: MASGSFRINIALCTACLACALLLPPATARADMPDEGTPHAPPAVAGDLDDYDTSNEDMVADPLEGWNRMWFAVNDVLLLKVIKPVHQGYVAVTPDELRSGVRNFFHNLAFPIRFLNCLLQGKPREAGVEMGRFIINSTVGMAGFIDVAKKDKPIVEPDKEDFGQTLGVWGAGEGFYIVWPLIGPSTLRDSVGLAGDYLAEPFAYMVDDDLTYFSARAYGEFNRVDETIDSYEAVTKSAVEPYTSVRNAYIQMRRAKVAK
- a CDS encoding ABC transporter substrate-binding protein — encoded protein: MFQHTIRRGAPSATPLVKILSRALLCGLLCPLLYWSAPALAAQDNAGAAREALKSSVDRILDIVKQPAYTDPAQRPALMDQVENEIRHIFDFREFSARTVGMNWPSFTPDQQDRFAEAFASLLRATYLEKFDGYSGQQVLFTGELVSGKGDKVEVQTTVVIKDKQVPVAYRMLQNRQRNWVVYDVIIEGVSMVKNYRTQFQDLLEKGTADQLIERVRAKAEEVRKQPAQSGQSGLPGQSGK
- the mlaD gene encoding outer membrane lipid asymmetry maintenance protein MlaD, with protein sequence MKKYSRETSVGIFVLIGLLCVGYLTIKLGRMELLSDKGYTVHARFTSITGLRVGAEVEIAGVPVGRVAGIALSPDKPVAVVSLRMQEGVHLTDDVIASVKTSGLIGDKYIKLSPGGSPEQLGEGDEITETESAIDIESLISKYVFGGV